A stretch of the Bacillus anthracis str. Vollum genome encodes the following:
- a CDS encoding peptidase E: MKLAVIGGGDLQDSNHSPINERLIELTNKQYPKVLFIPTASHDDESYIKLFLDTFEKQLHCDVQILRIIADTPSKYEIDEMIQSADLIYLGGGNYIQMVTEWKEHKLDEKLLLALQQGTLIAGYSAGAMCWFTSSIRSDYEGSGYIESNGWGIVNKRFCPHYNQLNRMNAFHSFLQNHQGNIEGIALEDNCALYITEESFEIIGEPEKAWEFYMSDNKLIRQHFDITLKSYL; encoded by the coding sequence ATGAAATTAGCTGTCATTGGTGGCGGTGATTTACAAGATTCCAATCACTCGCCTATTAATGAGCGACTTATAGAATTAACAAATAAACAATATCCGAAAGTATTATTCATTCCTACAGCTAGTCATGATGATGAAAGCTATATAAAATTATTTTTAGACACATTTGAAAAACAATTACACTGTGACGTACAAATTTTACGTATTATAGCTGATACACCTTCTAAATATGAAATAGACGAAATGATTCAGTCTGCTGATTTAATTTATCTCGGTGGCGGGAACTATATTCAAATGGTTACAGAATGGAAAGAACATAAACTCGATGAAAAATTACTATTGGCTCTGCAGCAAGGAACGCTCATTGCAGGATACAGCGCTGGTGCTATGTGCTGGTTCACATCTAGCATCCGCTCAGATTATGAAGGTTCCGGTTATATAGAGAGCAACGGCTGGGGAATTGTGAACAAAAGGTTTTGTCCACATTATAATCAATTAAATAGAATGAACGCCTTCCATTCCTTTTTACAAAATCATCAAGGTAATATAGAAGGCATTGCTCTAGAGGATAATTGTGCCTTATATATTACAGAAGAATCTTTTGAAATTATCGGTGAACCAGAAAAAGCTTGGGA
- a CDS encoding DUF3942 family protein — protein MDFRFEFTTKVKEYLDDEKDEKIIKDGHRDIIFQYLYPLESEIGIYKNPNFTFFASGRRSHIVLENIEFKTEVNVKSNIIEITKIVDNVVIPLDTIVAKDRELFALGRNEKFSVQILEQYLFDTFGEKLGLK, from the coding sequence GTGGATTTTCGATTCGAATTTACAACGAAGGTGAAGGAATACTTGGATGATGAGAAGGATGAAAAAATAATAAAAGATGGACATAGAGATATCATTTTTCAGTATTTATATCCGCTAGAGAGTGAAATTGGTATTTATAAAAATCCTAACTTTACTTTTTTTGCATCAGGAAGACGCTCGCATATCGTATTAGAAAACATTGAATTTAAAACAGAGGTAAATGTAAAAAGTAACATCATTGAAATTACAAAAATAGTAGATAATGTCGTTATCCCGTTAGATACGATCGTAGCGAAAGATCGGGAATTGTTTGCACTTGGGCGTAATGAGAAATTTAGTGTACAAATATTAGAGCAGTATCTCTTTGATACATTTGGAGAAAAATTAGGTTTAAAATGA
- a CDS encoding BlaI/MecI/CopY family transcriptional regulator: MFTQNYKLNEQGLNHFFGPLEAKIMEIVWSSEGITIKEVQQKLSEESPVNFNTVMTVMNRLVEKLHLEKQTVKRSGIYRAVQTKDEFLSNQTKKMTQELMGEFGDLVVNHMLDELEQADPNLIKKLEDKLSQ, from the coding sequence ATGTTTACTCAAAACTATAAGCTAAATGAGCAAGGGTTAAATCATTTCTTTGGACCGCTTGAAGCGAAAATTATGGAGATTGTTTGGTCTAGCGAAGGGATTACGATTAAAGAAGTGCAGCAGAAATTAAGTGAAGAATCACCTGTGAATTTTAACACTGTGATGACAGTTATGAACAGGTTAGTAGAGAAATTACACTTAGAAAAACAAACTGTGAAAAGAAGTGGCATATATCGTGCTGTACAAACAAAAGATGAATTCTTATCCAATCAAACGAAGAAAATGACACAGGAATTGATGGGGGAATTTGGAGATTTAGTTGTAAATCATATGCTAGATGAATTAGAGCAAGCTGATCCGAATTTAATAAAAAAATTAGAAGACAAATTGAGTCAGTAA
- a CDS encoding M56 family metallopeptidase, with translation MKWQMRKIVLLAGIVSILFFSMLVYYVTYPFLFQNKMFFLSNFCLFQLEKHMKELSLIRIIIAGFLLLTVFIVCKRIWRQFFYSKRLQKVLIPFIRKGKQIYILPTAEVAAFTIGLFRPKVVISEGMIQTFSDEEMDAIIFHEEYHQNNHDPLKLFCFTLLAEGMMYIPVLKGLLQRYHTYQELAADKYAMQKMESSFELGSALLKLIKIKTMENRCVTASFAKTAINLRIEQVLNEKVVKLTIPLHTNSVYVTLGLFCMSVVLIVGECI, from the coding sequence ATGAAATGGCAAATGCGTAAAATCGTATTGTTAGCAGGAATTGTTAGTATACTCTTTTTCAGTATGCTAGTGTATTACGTTACATATCCATTTCTGTTTCAAAATAAGATGTTCTTCCTTTCAAATTTTTGCTTGTTTCAATTAGAAAAACATATGAAGGAGTTATCGCTCATTCGTATTATAATCGCTGGATTTCTACTACTTACTGTGTTTATCGTGTGTAAAAGGATATGGCGACAATTTTTTTATAGTAAAAGATTACAAAAAGTACTTATCCCTTTCATCCGAAAAGGAAAGCAAATATATATATTGCCGACTGCGGAAGTTGCGGCATTTACAATTGGGCTATTTCGTCCGAAAGTTGTCATATCAGAAGGAATGATTCAAACATTTTCAGATGAAGAAATGGATGCAATTATTTTCCATGAAGAATATCATCAAAATAATCATGATCCGTTAAAATTATTTTGTTTTACGTTATTAGCAGAAGGAATGATGTACATACCGGTCTTAAAAGGCTTGTTACAGCGGTATCATACGTATCAGGAGCTAGCTGCTGATAAATATGCGATGCAAAAAATGGAGTCTTCGTTTGAGTTAGGTAGCGCGTTATTAAAATTAATTAAAATAAAGACAATGGAAAATCGATGTGTTACAGCTTCATTTGCAAAAACAGCAATCAATTTACGAATCGAGCAAGTGTTAAATGAAAAAGTTGTTAAGCTTACTATTCCGTTACATACGAATTCGGTATATGTAACATTAGGTTTATTTTGTATGTCGGTTGTGCTAATTGTCGGAGAGTGCATATAG
- the ccdA gene encoding cytochrome c-type biogenesis protein CcdA: MNAADLTIWLVAGAGVLSFISPCSLPLYPSYLSYITGVSIQDLKENRGIMQKSAIIHTVFFMIGFSVIFYALGLSVSWIGITFSSNQKLIQQIGGIFIVLMGLFMTGLFQPKWLMAEKKVQYRSKSTGYIRSILVGMTYAAGWTPCVGPIFSAVLMLGATNPEGALLYITAYTLGFAVPFFVMAFFIGKIKWIVTYANVMMKIGGGMMIVTGILLYTNQMTKITAFFIRLFGGFTGF; the protein is encoded by the coding sequence ATGAATGCAGCAGATTTAACAATTTGGCTTGTAGCAGGGGCAGGAGTATTGTCATTTATATCACCATGCTCTTTACCGCTATATCCATCTTATTTATCTTATATTACAGGTGTGTCTATTCAAGATTTAAAAGAAAATCGTGGGATTATGCAAAAATCAGCGATTATACATACCGTATTTTTTATGATCGGATTTTCGGTTATATTTTACGCGTTAGGTTTATCAGTAAGCTGGATTGGAATCACATTTTCATCTAACCAAAAATTAATTCAACAAATTGGTGGGATTTTTATTGTTTTAATGGGGCTATTTATGACGGGCTTGTTTCAGCCTAAGTGGCTTATGGCAGAGAAAAAGGTGCAGTATAGAAGTAAATCGACTGGATATATTCGCTCGATTTTAGTCGGTATGACATATGCAGCGGGTTGGACTCCATGTGTTGGACCGATATTTTCAGCTGTACTCATGCTTGGTGCGACGAATCCTGAAGGGGCACTTCTTTATATTACAGCGTATACGCTTGGATTTGCAGTTCCATTTTTCGTGATGGCATTCTTTATTGGGAAGATAAAATGGATTGTTACATATGCCAATGTCATGATGAAAATTGGCGGTGGAATGATGATTGTAACAGGTATTTTATTGTATACAAATCAAATGACGAAAATTACAGCATTCTTTATTCGTCTATTCGGCGGATTTACAGGTTTTTAA
- a CDS encoding TlpA family protein disulfide reductase, translating into MKKLIAIILAGALIWAGVNFYNSKKEEKERKAKQAELQKTEVLPQVGFKAPDITLKGLDGKLYSLHDAKGKPYLINFWASWCGPCEMEAPDLVCMYDKYKKDVEIFAVNATIGDPVQEASAFADRHGFKFPVLLDMDGVAGLDYKVFSLPTTFFVNKDGIIVEQVRGVLPPDQLEEKFKKLIES; encoded by the coding sequence GTGAAGAAACTAATTGCTATTATACTGGCCGGAGCATTAATTTGGGCCGGAGTTAATTTTTATAATTCAAAGAAAGAAGAAAAAGAAAGAAAAGCGAAACAAGCGGAATTACAGAAAACAGAAGTATTACCACAAGTAGGATTTAAAGCACCAGACATAACATTAAAAGGATTAGATGGGAAGCTGTATTCGTTACATGATGCAAAAGGTAAACCATATCTTATTAATTTTTGGGCATCATGGTGTGGTCCATGTGAAATGGAGGCGCCTGACTTAGTTTGTATGTATGATAAATATAAAAAGGATGTTGAAATCTTTGCGGTAAATGCAACAATAGGAGATCCAGTGCAAGAAGCGAGCGCTTTTGCGGATCGTCACGGATTTAAGTTTCCTGTTTTACTAGATATGGACGGAGTAGCCGGATTAGATTATAAAGTGTTTTCTTTACCAACGACATTTTTTGTTAATAAAGATGGAATTATCGTAGAGCAAGTACGAGGCGTACTACCTCCAGATCAATTAGAAGAGAAATTCAAGAAATTAATTGAGAGTTAA
- a CDS encoding prolipoprotein diacylglyceryl transferase family protein — MEWIVRLQPVSLIIGSLFGFMLMKRKMKNESVPYEKMMDAVTNAFLIIVFVWKFAPAILNPVWTIRSPLQALLAIGSTKHIVVGCIIASVYIVWKSKKGQFSLRTLLDALPIALCMSIIFYFLFHQKVGVQTTLPWGVKVYESNFLYHPIFAYEIILALCIVGLLWMKNERLGNGKNISVFLIIEGFAHIIISLVSEQNSVLFGLSMQQILSFCIMSLGILFVPKR; from the coding sequence ATGGAGTGGATCGTGAGGTTACAACCCGTATCTCTTATAATTGGAAGTTTATTTGGATTTATGTTGATGAAACGAAAGATGAAGAACGAAAGTGTACCATATGAAAAAATGATGGATGCAGTAACAAATGCTTTTCTTATCATCGTATTTGTATGGAAATTTGCACCGGCAATTTTAAATCCAGTATGGACTATTAGGTCGCCACTGCAAGCATTATTAGCTATAGGAAGTACGAAACATATTGTAGTAGGATGCATAATTGCAAGTGTATACATTGTTTGGAAAAGTAAAAAGGGGCAATTTTCGCTTCGTACTTTACTTGATGCATTACCTATTGCGCTATGTATGAGTATTATTTTTTATTTTCTATTCCACCAAAAAGTAGGAGTACAAACGACATTGCCTTGGGGTGTGAAAGTATATGAATCTAATTTTTTATATCATCCTATATTCGCATACGAGATCATTCTGGCTCTTTGTATAGTGGGCTTGTTATGGATGAAAAATGAAAGGCTTGGAAATGGAAAGAATATAAGTGTTTTTCTAATTATTGAGGGGTTTGCTCATATTATTATTTCACTTGTTAGTGAACAGAATTCAGTTCTATTTGGTTTATCGATGCAGCAAATACTCAGTTTTTGTATTATGAGTTTAGGGATTTTGTTCGTGCCGAAAAGATAA
- a CDS encoding helix-turn-helix domain-containing protein has translation MENIDIGKKIEQQRKEKGLTSKELAKMADITPSMLSQIERGSANPSIQTLKVLAKALDVPTFSFLLEDTNTDDLIVRSHKRKKMIIDNLSYEMLSPDFTGNLATAIMTIPPNTASSENVLEHKGEELAFVLEGKITLHLNEEEYILETGDSVKIPAYLKHKWVNQFEKNVIVLFSVTPPIF, from the coding sequence ATGGAAAATATAGATATTGGTAAAAAAATTGAACAACAAAGAAAAGAAAAAGGTTTAACGAGTAAAGAACTTGCAAAGATGGCTGATATTACACCATCTATGTTAAGTCAAATTGAGCGTGGATCTGCTAACCCTTCTATCCAAACATTAAAAGTACTCGCTAAAGCTCTTGATGTTCCAACATTTAGCTTTTTACTTGAAGATACCAATACAGACGATTTAATTGTACGTTCTCATAAACGCAAAAAAATGATTATCGATAATTTATCATATGAAATGCTATCACCTGATTTCACAGGAAATTTAGCAACAGCAATTATGACCATCCCGCCGAATACAGCTTCATCAGAAAATGTACTAGAACATAAAGGTGAAGAATTAGCATTTGTATTAGAAGGGAAAATCACATTACATTTAAATGAAGAAGAATACATATTAGAAACGGGTGATAGCGTAAAAATACCCGCTTATTTAAAACATAAATGGGTAAATCAATTCGAGAAAAATGTCATTGTTTTATTTTCTGTTACTCCGCCGATTTTTTAA
- the dsdA gene encoding D-serine ammonia-lyase — translation MKEIEKLKEEYPLLNKLIEIEEVFWVNPNMEKYETAIKDSPLSEENVKDAEERLKRFASYIAKVFPETKDTGGIIESPLVKIPSMKQSLEKNYEQPILGELLLKCDSHLPISGSIKARGGIYEVLKHAEQLALQQGMLTEEDDYSILDSDTCREFFATYSIAVGSTGNLGLSIGIMSAKLGFNVTVHMSADAKQWKKDLLRSKGVNVIEYEADYSKAVEEGRRQADADPSCYFVDDENSHDLFLGYAVAASRLQKQLEELEIIVDEEHPLFVYLPCGVGGGPGGVAFGLKLLYKDNVHCFFAEPTHSPCMLIGLMTGLHDKIAVQDIGIDNVTDADGLAVGRPSGFVGKTMEPFLSGNYTVSDEELYRLLKELADTENIYLEPSALAGMIGPVKVCKEDAYLQEQQLMEKMKKGTHIVWGTGGSMVPEDVMNGYYKTGEALTILEK, via the coding sequence ATGAAGGAAATAGAGAAATTAAAAGAGGAATATCCACTATTAAATAAATTGATTGAAATAGAAGAAGTGTTTTGGGTGAATCCGAACATGGAAAAGTATGAAACGGCAATAAAAGATTCGCCACTCAGTGAAGAGAATGTAAAAGATGCGGAGGAGAGGTTAAAGCGTTTTGCATCATACATTGCGAAAGTTTTTCCTGAAACGAAAGACACAGGCGGTATTATAGAATCACCTTTAGTGAAGATACCTTCTATGAAACAGTCTTTAGAGAAAAATTACGAGCAACCTATATTAGGAGAATTATTATTAAAATGTGATAGTCATCTCCCGATATCAGGATCAATTAAAGCTAGAGGCGGCATTTATGAAGTGTTGAAACATGCTGAACAATTAGCTTTGCAGCAAGGTATGTTAACAGAAGAAGATGATTATTCCATTTTAGATAGTGATACATGTAGAGAGTTTTTTGCCACTTATTCCATCGCGGTAGGTTCGACAGGGAATTTAGGATTAAGTATTGGGATTATGAGTGCGAAGTTAGGTTTTAACGTAACGGTTCATATGTCAGCAGACGCGAAACAATGGAAAAAAGATTTATTAAGAAGTAAAGGTGTAAATGTTATTGAATATGAAGCTGATTATAGTAAAGCTGTAGAAGAAGGAAGAAGGCAAGCAGATGCTGATCCTAGCTGTTATTTTGTAGATGATGAAAACTCACATGATTTATTTTTAGGATACGCAGTAGCGGCATCGCGTTTACAAAAACAATTAGAAGAGTTAGAGATTATAGTGGATGAAGAGCATCCTTTATTCGTTTATCTGCCATGCGGAGTAGGTGGCGGACCTGGCGGAGTCGCATTTGGTTTAAAGTTATTGTATAAAGACAACGTACACTGTTTCTTTGCAGAGCCAACACATTCTCCATGTATGTTAATCGGGTTAATGACAGGACTTCATGATAAAATCGCCGTTCAAGATATCGGAATTGATAATGTAACAGACGCAGACGGACTTGCGGTAGGAAGGCCATCTGGATTTGTTGGTAAAACGATGGAACCATTTTTGAGCGGGAATTACACAGTAAGTGATGAAGAATTGTATAGGTTGTTAAAAGAGCTAGCTGATACGGAAAATATTTATTTAGAGCCTTCTGCATTAGCAGGTATGATAGGACCAGTAAAAGTATGTAAAGAAGATGCGTATTTACAAGAGCAACAGTTAATGGAGAAGATGAAAAAAGGTACTCATATTGTATGGGGAACGGGCGGTAGTATGGTTCCAGAAGATGTGATGAATGGGTATTATAAAACAGGTGAGGCATTAACAATATTAGAAAAATGA
- a CDS encoding DUF445 domain-containing protein yields the protein MSLQTKYIAGISLGVMGVGFAASIPFQGTVAGEIIQGGFEAGLVGGLADWFAVTALFRHPMGIPIPHTALLPKNRKRVTKGLINTLENEWLTKESITNKVKEMQLAQMVLQIAEREMQSDAVKKGIVTIAEKAIVSIDTEKLAVIIEKELKTYLHTINTSNILQVLVDQLVVQEYDEKTLDYILVKVKDWTAQDEARYQLGSLGMKAMENIKVDGFLQFTLKSFMNIVDEDKIGGILQKFIISNINSLQDADNSTRQLILAKIRQEIINVKENEALLQELENWKEKWIANWDGTEKIKEMLEQVQQRAVTFVNNEEFADKYVIPFLQTQMNKIKEDEQTVQKIEEWLQKQVVKLVENNHSKIGKLVQENLDKLDDKTLIEMIENNVGKDLQWIRVNGAVCGFMIGLVLEGIKAII from the coding sequence ATGTCATTACAGACTAAATATATAGCGGGTATTTCGCTTGGGGTTATGGGAGTAGGTTTTGCGGCTTCTATTCCATTTCAAGGAACGGTAGCAGGTGAGATTATACAAGGGGGATTTGAAGCTGGGTTAGTCGGCGGGCTTGCAGATTGGTTCGCAGTTACAGCATTATTCCGTCATCCAATGGGAATTCCAATTCCGCATACAGCTTTGTTACCTAAAAATCGTAAACGAGTAACGAAAGGACTCATCAATACGTTAGAAAATGAGTGGCTAACGAAAGAAAGTATTACGAATAAAGTAAAAGAGATGCAGCTAGCACAAATGGTGCTGCAAATTGCAGAGAGAGAAATGCAGTCTGATGCTGTGAAAAAAGGGATTGTAACGATTGCGGAGAAAGCGATTGTTTCAATAGATACGGAAAAATTAGCGGTTATTATTGAAAAAGAATTAAAAACATATTTGCATACAATTAATACAAGTAACATTTTACAAGTGCTTGTTGATCAATTAGTTGTGCAAGAATATGATGAAAAGACACTTGATTACATATTAGTAAAAGTGAAAGACTGGACAGCGCAAGATGAAGCGCGTTACCAGCTCGGAAGCTTAGGTATGAAGGCGATGGAAAATATAAAAGTAGATGGATTCTTGCAGTTTACTTTGAAATCATTTATGAATATTGTAGATGAAGATAAAATTGGCGGTATTTTGCAGAAGTTTATTATTAGTAATATTAACAGCTTACAAGATGCTGATAATAGCACGAGACAACTTATATTAGCGAAAATTCGTCAAGAAATTATAAATGTAAAAGAAAATGAAGCGTTACTACAGGAATTAGAAAATTGGAAAGAAAAGTGGATTGCAAATTGGGATGGTACTGAAAAAATAAAAGAAATGCTTGAGCAAGTACAACAAAGAGCGGTTACCTTTGTAAATAACGAAGAATTTGCTGATAAATATGTTATTCCATTTTTACAAACACAAATGAATAAAATAAAAGAAGATGAACAAACTGTTCAAAAAATAGAAGAATGGTTACAAAAACAAGTTGTGAAGCTTGTTGAAAATAACCATTCAAAAATCGGAAAACTTGTACAAGAAAACCTTGATAAGTTAGATGATAAAACGTTAATTGAAATGATTGAAAATAATGTCGGTAAAGATTTGCAGTGGATTCGAGTGAACGGGGCAGTTTGCGGATTTATGATTGGATTAGTGTTAGAAGGAATTAAAGCGATTATATGA
- the exsE gene encoding exosporium protein ExsE has protein sequence MRTWRVGTFSMGLSIISLGCFLLFSVIQGTKVLDSLTAWWPVLLIILGVEILLYLLFSKKEQSFIKYDIFSIFFIGVLGSVGIAFYCLLSTGLLEEVRHSINTTRQTSNIPDGQFDIPESIKKIVVDAGHQPLTIEGNNTNQIHLLGTYEITTKANEKLNLKQDDFLSVQTAGETMYITLKSLPVQHTLFNSAPQVKPTLVLPQNKNVEIRASNNELSLYPGQLQNNWFVQESSRVSVHLAKESDVSLTAVTNQKETHGSTPWEQVEDVTKKEDTTSEENPEFNGQEHWYKNSIKTGNGTYKLNIEKAYNLNMSVIEK, from the coding sequence ATGAGAACATGGCGCGTTGGAACATTTTCAATGGGGCTTTCTATTATTTCATTAGGTTGCTTCTTACTATTTTCAGTTATACAAGGTACTAAGGTATTAGATTCCTTAACAGCATGGTGGCCTGTTTTACTTATTATACTTGGCGTGGAAATTTTACTATACCTTCTATTTTCTAAGAAGGAACAATCCTTTATTAAATATGATATTTTTAGTATTTTCTTTATCGGCGTTTTAGGAAGCGTTGGAATTGCTTTTTACTGTTTATTATCAACTGGATTGCTAGAAGAAGTTCGTCACTCTATTAACACAACGAGGCAAACGAGTAATATTCCAGATGGACAATTTGATATACCTGAATCTATCAAAAAAATCGTAGTAGATGCAGGACATCAGCCTCTAACGATAGAGGGAAATAATACAAATCAAATTCATCTTCTTGGAACTTATGAAATAACGACGAAAGCAAATGAAAAACTCAATTTAAAACAAGATGATTTCCTTTCAGTTCAAACGGCTGGAGAAACGATGTATATCACTTTAAAATCATTACCTGTTCAGCATACGTTATTTAATTCAGCACCACAGGTGAAACCAACGCTTGTTCTTCCGCAAAATAAAAATGTGGAAATCCGTGCTTCCAATAACGAACTATCTCTTTATCCAGGTCAATTACAAAATAATTGGTTTGTACAAGAAAGTTCAAGAGTGTCTGTCCATCTTGCAAAAGAGAGTGATGTATCTTTAACAGCAGTAACAAATCAAAAAGAAACACATGGCAGCACACCTTGGGAACAAGTTGAAGATGTAACGAAAAAAGAAGATACTACTTCAGAAGAAAATCCAGAATTCAACGGGCAAGAACATTGGTATAAAAATTCGATTAAAACCGGGAATGGAACGTACAAGTTAAACATTGAGAAAGCTTACAATTTAAATATGAGTGTTATCGAAAAATAA
- a CDS encoding RNA polymerase sigma factor, which produces MQTYRHYIFQVIFSILRHEEDAKDVTQEVFVKIHASLPNYQFRGLKTWMARIATNHAIDYKRKKARENEELSLCKETEENIKSSHNIEDLLLTKEQKLLIAQKLRELPENYRDVVLAHYLEEKSYQEIALQEKIEVKTVEMKLYRARKWIKKHWKEEEFL; this is translated from the coding sequence GTGCAAACATATCGTCATTATATTTTTCAAGTTATCTTTTCTATTTTAAGACATGAAGAAGATGCGAAAGATGTTACACAAGAAGTATTCGTAAAAATTCACGCCTCTCTCCCTAATTATCAATTTCGCGGATTGAAAACATGGATGGCTCGAATTGCCACCAATCACGCCATTGATTATAAGAGAAAGAAAGCTAGAGAAAATGAAGAACTCTCCTTATGTAAAGAAACTGAGGAAAATATAAAATCCTCTCATAATATTGAGGATTTATTATTGACGAAAGAGCAAAAATTACTCATCGCTCAAAAACTGAGAGAACTTCCCGAAAATTACCGTGACGTCGTTCTCGCACATTACTTAGAAGAAAAAAGTTATCAAGAAATTGCTTTGCAGGAAAAAATCGAAGTAAAAACAGTCGAAATGAAACTGTATCGAGCAAGAAAATGGATTAAAAAACATTGGAAGGAGGAAGAGTTTCTATGA
- a CDS encoding response regulator transcription factor: MKIKILIADDNSFIREGMKIILNTYEEFEVVDTVNDGKEAVEYCKKNDVDIALLDVRMPNMNGVEATKLICEETETKPLILTTFDDDEYILDAVKNGAKGYLLKNNDPERIRDAIKGVYNGQTVMQDVVLDKIKCNLMESKEDECKIDKSLFTERELSIIALIAKGFSNKEISKQLFISEGTIANYITSVLGKTGLEHRTQIAIYYLTGKVD; encoded by the coding sequence ATGAAAATTAAAATATTAATAGCGGATGATAACTCTTTTATAAGAGAAGGTATGAAAATTATTTTAAATACATATGAAGAGTTTGAAGTGGTAGATACAGTAAATGATGGGAAAGAAGCAGTGGAATATTGTAAAAAGAACGACGTTGATATAGCGCTTTTAGACGTTCGTATGCCAAATATGAACGGGGTAGAGGCAACGAAATTGATTTGTGAAGAGACAGAAACGAAACCGCTTATTTTAACGACGTTCGATGATGATGAATATATTTTGGACGCAGTAAAAAACGGAGCGAAAGGTTATTTATTAAAAAATAATGATCCAGAGCGTATTCGTGATGCGATAAAAGGAGTATATAACGGTCAAACTGTTATGCAAGATGTAGTGCTTGATAAAATTAAGTGCAATTTAATGGAAAGTAAAGAGGACGAATGTAAAATAGATAAGAGTCTTTTTACAGAGAGAGAGCTTAGTATTATCGCGTTAATAGCGAAAGGTTTCTCGAATAAAGAAATTTCAAAGCAACTTTTCATATCAGAAGGAACAATCGCAAATTATATTACATCAGTTTTAGGGAAAACTGGACTTGAACATCGTACACAAATTGCGATTTATTATTTAACAGGGAAAGTAGATTAA